A genome region from Candidatus Binataceae bacterium includes the following:
- a CDS encoding M67 family metallopeptidase, giving the protein MNPVVLLKTNFDQIVAQAEREFPFECCGFIIGGDAVEEEVRPISNIQNRMHDEDPIAFARDARTAFLMEPREHLAVMNEIDRRRLKLSAVYHSHPDHDAYFSATDRAQACSFDPAEPDYPDTVYIVISVRNRKFARAAAFRWDPGSKDFVETELETA; this is encoded by the coding sequence ATGAACCCCGTTGTCCTTCTCAAAACCAACTTCGATCAAATCGTCGCGCAGGCCGAGCGCGAATTCCCTTTCGAGTGCTGCGGCTTCATCATCGGCGGCGACGCCGTCGAGGAAGAAGTCCGCCCCATAAGCAACATTCAGAACCGGATGCACGACGAGGATCCGATTGCCTTCGCGCGCGATGCACGCACGGCCTTCCTGATGGAGCCGCGGGAGCATCTGGCGGTGATGAACGAGATCGACCGCCGCCGCCTGAAGCTCAGCGCCGTTTACCATTCGCATCCCGACCACGACGCGTACTTCTCCGCGACCGACCGCGCACAGGCCTGCTCGTTCGATCCCGCCGAGCCCGACTATCCCGACACCGTCTATATCGTGATTTCCGTGCGCAACCGGAAATTCGCGCGCGCGGCGGCCTTCCGATGGGATCCCGGGAGCAAGGATTTCGTCGAGACCGAGCTTGAGACAGCCTAA